A window from Heteronotia binoei isolate CCM8104 ecotype False Entrance Well chromosome 15, APGP_CSIRO_Hbin_v1, whole genome shotgun sequence encodes these proteins:
- the LOC132583513 gene encoding olfactory receptor 5V1-like: MEPMETDNKTAVTTFILLGFGNDSELQIPLFLVFLLIYSVTMVGNIIIIVLVITDHHLHIPMYFFLGNLSFLESFYTSTLLPRLLTSFLTGDRTISVGGCYIQLYCFGIPTIAECYLLASMSYDRFLAICKPLQYSTLMNRRLCFLLSAASWICGITVMTLLMSLLSQLNYCGPHEIDRFFCDLAPVIDLSCSDTTLVTLVGLTVSVIDSVPSFLLTLLSYICIIAAIIQIPSSDGRKKAFSTCSSHLIVVSIFYGSLIFVYVLPQKEALRKLDKIFSVFYTVLTPLINPLIYSLRNKEVKKALRRAVNKFGVFK, from the coding sequence ATGGAGCCTATGGAGACagacaacaaaacagcagtaactACATTTATTCTTCTGGGGTTTGGGAATGACTCTGAACTCCAGATTCCTCTCTTCCTGGTTTTCCTATTAATCTACAGTGTGACCATGGTTGgaaacatcatcatcattgtgTTAGTAATCACAGATCATCACCTTCACATCCCCATGTACTTCTTCCTTGGAAACTTGTCCTTCTTGGAATCCTTCTACACTTCAACCCTTCTTCCCAGGCTTTTGACAAGTTTCCTAACGGGGGACAGAACCATTTCTGTTGGAGGCTGCTATATCCAGCTTTATTGCTTTGGTATACCTACCATTGCTGAATGCTACTTACTGGCATCAATGTCCTATGATCGGTTTTTGGCAATATGCAAGCCCCTCCAATATTCAACTCTCATGAACAGAAGACTCTGCTTTCTGTTGTCAGCTGCATCTTGGATTTGTGGGATAACAGTTATGACTTTACTAATGAGTTTGCTGTCACAGCTGAATTACTGTGGCCCCCATGAAATTGATCGTTTCTTTTGTGATCTGGCACCAGTTATTGATCTATCGTGCAGTGACACAACTCTGGTGACACTGGTGGGCCTCACAGTATCTGTCATAGATAGTGTTCCTTCTTTTCTGCTGACCCTGTTGTCTTACATTTGTATAATTGCCGCCATCATACAAATCCCATCTTCTGATGGGAGAAAAAAGGCCTTTTCCACTTGTTCTTCCCACCTCATTGTAGTTTCCATATTTTATGGTTCACTGATATTTGTATATGTGTTACCACAAAAagaagctctgagaaaactggacAAGATCTTCTCAGTCTTCTACACAGTCTTAACACCTCTAATTAATCCCCTTATCTATAGTCTAAGAAACAAAGAGGTAAAAAAAGCTTTAAGGAGAGCTGTAAACAAGTTTGGGGTTTTCAAGTGA